CGGCGCGCACGTGGCCCGCACGAGGCGCGGCTTTCGCGTGGTGGGCCTGCCCCGCGACGCCTCGGGGCGGCCCCGTCCCGCGCAGGGCGCGCTTCTCGACTGCGGCGAGTCCGGCTCCACCCTGCGCTTCCTTTTGCCCGTCGCCTGCGCCCTCGGCGCCGAGGCGCGCCTCACGGGCCGCGGTCGGCTCCCTGAGCGGCCACTCTCCCCGCTCTACGAGGGGCTCGTCGCCCACGGCTGCGAGCTCTCGGCGCAGGGGCGGATGCCGCTCGCCACGGGGGGCCGCCTGGGGGCCGGCCGCTTCGAGCTGCCCGGAGACGTCTCGTCGCAGTACGTGAGCGGTCTGCTCATGGCGGCCCCCCTCACCGGCGGCGCCGTCGAGGTCCTGGTGAGCGAGCCGGTCGAGTCGCGCCCGTACGTGGGCCTGACCATGGACGCGCTGTCCCGTTTCGGCGTCGAGGTGGGCGAGGGGCCCGCGACCACCAAGGGCGGCAGCCCCGCGCGGCTCTTCGTCGTCGACGCACCGTGCGGCTTCGTCTCCCCCGGCACGGTCGAGGTGGGCGGGGACTGGTCCAACGCCGCGTTCTGGCTCGCGGCCGGCGCCCTGGGCGCCGACGGCGTCGCCGTCACCGGTGCAGACGTGCAGAGCGCACAGGGCGACCGCCAGATCCTGGGGGCCCTGGCCCTGCTCGGCGCGCGCATCGTGCGCAGCAGGGCCAGCGTGGCCTGCGCCCCGGACCACCTGGCGGGGCGCATCCTCGACGTGAAGAGCTGCCCCGACCTCGTGCCTCCCCTGGCCGCGGTGGCCGCCGTCGCCACGGGCACCACGCACGTCGTGGGGGCCGCGCGGCTGCGCCTCAAGGAGTCCGACCGCCTTGCCACCGTCTCGGCCGCCGTCAACGCCCTG
This is a stretch of genomic DNA from Thermophilibacter immobilis. It encodes these proteins:
- the aroA gene encoding 3-phosphoshikimate 1-carboxyvinyltransferase encodes the protein MNLVIDPGALTGEVRAPSSKSEAHRLLICAALSADTTDVDCATTSADIDATVSCLEALGAHVARTRRGFRVVGLPRDASGRPRPAQGALLDCGESGSTLRFLLPVACALGAEARLTGRGRLPERPLSPLYEGLVAHGCELSAQGRMPLATGGRLGAGRFELPGDVSSQYVSGLLMAAPLTGGAVEVLVSEPVESRPYVGLTMDALSRFGVEVGEGPATTKGGSPARLFVVDAPCGFVSPGTVEVGGDWSNAAFWLAAGALGADGVAVTGADVQSAQGDRQILGALALLGARIVRSRASVACAPDHLAGRILDVKSCPDLVPPLAAVAAVATGTTHVVGAARLRLKESDRLATVSAAVNALGGCAEVTGDGLVIEGTDELAGGTVDAANDHRIAMMAAVLATRCSGPTTIVGAECVSKSYPAFFEDFATLGGAVRKES